A window of the Diceros bicornis minor isolate mBicDic1 chromosome 30, mDicBic1.mat.cur, whole genome shotgun sequence genome harbors these coding sequences:
- the LOC131394232 gene encoding proline-rich protein 23D1-like translates to MEDEVPVHSGSDTAAWNPTKRRRVEQDPGTGSMRKQSQCKELRAHTRRRPRNQPRTFLGGRAGRVSVGQGEVADSSHPPGPLGASLGGRELRAFLPQQGRHLPGTHMIVVVLDPGTDLQLRLGREVLVLAPQAALQLTLRNLVLVVVPAHVLRAREPLWFPAHARWLRPLGTETSWEVDIEDGSLSARRAEHHGVRPAEEEREAPRGGRRSPKGASATHVPGSSPSSLRWTSAVWGPGSALRSDLCLPPRVQGRRPEPAAWPFAGHPPRPADVSSDVIVPDRPRPSQELAHAIQERRAGAGTCSF, encoded by the exons ATGGAGGATGAGGTGCCTGTGCATTctgg ctcagacACCGCCGCCTGGAATCCCACAAAACGTCGGCGGGTGGAGCAGGATCCCGGCACAG GAAGC ATGCGGAAGCAGTCGCAGTGCAAGGAGCTCCGTGCCCACACCCGCCGCAGGCCCCGCAACCAGCCCAG GACCTTCCTGGGTGGCCGGGCGGGCAGAGTTTCTGTTGGGCAGGGGGAAGTGGCTGACAGCTCCCACCCCCCTGGCCCTCTGGGAGCCTCCCTTGGAGGTCGGGAACTCAGAGCTTTTCTCCCGCAGCAGGGGCGGCATTTGCCCGGCACGCACATGATCGTGGTGGTCCTGGACCCAGGGACAGACCTCCAGCTGCGCCTGGGACGCGAGGTCCTGGTCCTGGCCCCGCAGGCAGCCCTGCAGCTCACCCTGCGCAACCTGGTCCTCGTCGTCGTTCCGGCGCACGTCCTGAGGGCCCGCGAGCCGCTCTGGTTCCCCGCCCACGCCCggtggctccggcccctgggaacCGAAACCTCGTGGGAAGTCGACATTGAAGACGGATCTCTCTCCGCCCGGAGAGCAGAGCACCACGGCGTCCGACCTGCAGAAGAGGAGCGGGAGGCTCCCCGAGGAGGCCGCCGGTCCCCAAAGGGAGCCTCAGCCACCCACGTCCCggggtccagcccctcctccctgc GCTGGACCTCCGCGGTCTGGGGCCCCGGGTCGGCTCTGCGCTcagacctctgcctccctccccgagtCCAGGGCCGGCGCCCAGAACCTGCCGCGTGGCCCTTCGCAGGCCACCCGCCAAGGCCCGCAGACGTCTCTTCTGACGTGATCGTCCCGGACCGCCCACGCCCCAGTCAAGAATTGGCACACGCCATTCAGGaacggcgggcgggggcgggcaccTGCTCCTTCTAG